In Planctomycetota bacterium, the DNA window GGCGTCTCCCGCGGACCGGCCGCCCGGAGCACCCCCAGCAGGTCCTCGCGATCGAACTCGCCGTGGGACAGCGGGCACGGCGTCGGCGGGTCGCCGTCGCTGCCGGCCCGCTCGACACCGGTGAGCAGCACCGCCGCGGTGCGAGGGTGGCCGCCGAGCGCCTCGAGGATGCGGAGCAGGTGATCGGCCGCGTCGGGCAGCATGTCGGCCGACAGCATCATCGCGGGGTCGAGCAGCAGGCCGAGGCGCGGATCCTCGAACAGCGAGAGCGTCTTCTGGATGGAGGGCACGTCCGAGGCCATGTGGCGGCTGTGCGGGCGGAGCAGGATCTGCGTGCCCCGCCGGCTCGCCTCAGCGAGCGTGGCGCCCAGCACGTCCTCGAAGGCGGCCCACGCGTCGGGCGTCCAGGTGGGCGCGCCGGCCGGGAAGCGGTACCGCGCCGCATCGGCGTCCGGGCCCAGCCAGCCGCTCCATAGCACGACGGTCTCGCCCTCGCGGATGTCGATGGGCTCACGCAGCATGTTGTGTCGCGGCGCCCGCCAAGCTGTGCCGGACGCAACATCCACCATGCGGGGTTCCGGCTGTGCATGCGGCTGAAAGAGGAGCATCGGGAATGGTACTCGCGGGCGATTTCGCCCTGCGTCCGAAAATATGGAAGCCCTCGCCGCATCGCGCCGACAAGGGATCGCCCAGAAGGAACATGGAGATACGCGATGCGCGACGGGGCTCGGAGGCCGGCGTCGTGCGAGATGGCGGAGGCCCGCTCGCTTGAACCCAGAACGCGATTGACCCGGGAGCAGGTCGTCGATCGCATCATCTCGATCAACCGGTCGGCGTCGCCCGCCTTCCTGGAGCGATTCGAGGACGTCCAGCTGACGCGGTACCTCGCCCGGCTGAATCTCGCCGGTGGCCGGCCCGACGTGCCGTGGGTCCGCGCGGCGGACACGCCGGCGATCGTGGGCCGCGACGCCGCTCGCTAGCCCGAACCAGCCGCGCGAATCCGTGCGACCCACCCGAACGGACTGATGCCCCCAACCCCGTTGTCCGATCTCTGCCATCAGGAAGGATGGCGGCGGTCGAGCGACGGGTGCCGCACGTCCGATACAGATCACGAAGGCCGCGGACGGAGCCCCGCGGCGGCCTCGGCCCGGGCGGATGCCCGCGGCGGCCGGGACCGGGATGCTCGAGTTGTCCCGTCGCACAGGCGCCGGCGTGAGCCGGGGAGCAGGTAGCAGGGCAGCAGCCGCGGTGCACGAAGAGGACGCCCGCCACAGCCCGCCAAGGATGGAGGCTTCGCCGATGAGCTCGAACACGACGTACCACGCCGCACGCATCACCGCCGCCTCGGTCGCCATGCTGGTCGGCCTCGCGGCCGGCTGCACCACCGACGACGCCTCGGGCGACTCGATCCTGACCCAGCGGAGCAACGGCAACAGCCGCATCGCGCCGCTGCAGACCAGCCGCAGCGGCCAGTTCCGCGGCGACCAGTTCCGCGGCGGCGAGAGCGGCTTCTCGGGCTCCTCGCGGGGCGGCTCGGTCGCCCAGGGCACCAGCCCGCAGGGCAGGATCCAGCCGAGCGATCCCTACGCCGTCGCGCTGACCGCCGACGATCCGACGGGCTTCCAGCGGACCGGCGCCGCGCCGCGGACCGGCGAGCGGATCAGCCTGTCGCCCAAGACGCCCCCGCAGTTCCAGCCGACCGACGCGGTGCACGACTTCTACGGTGAGGTCTTCACCGACGCCGCCGGGCTTGTTCCGCTGGATCCCGATCGCGCGGGTGGCAACAACCTGGCGCAGGTCAGCTTCAGCGTCGAGGGTGCGGACTTCGACCCCGATGTCGCCCCCGACGGCCGCAGCGTGGTGTTCGCCAGCACGCAGCACAGCCTGACCAGCGACATCTTCGTCAAGCCGGTGGATAGCCGCGTGGTGACCCGCCTGACCAAGGACGAGGCCAACGACGTGATGCCCAAGTTCAGCCCCGACGGCGACCGCGTCGCCTTCGCGAGCAACCGCTCGGGCAACTGGGACATCTTCGTGACCCCCTCCACCGGTGGCGCCGCCGTCCAGGTGACCACCGAGAGCAGCCACGAGCTGCACCCCAGCTGGTCGCCCGACGGCCGGTACCTGGCCTTCAGCCGCCTCGGCGAGGTCAGCGGCAAGTGGGAGATCTGGGTCACCGACGTGAGTAACCCGGGCGTGACCAAGTTCCTGTCCTACGGCCTGTTCCCGGAGTGGTCGCCGGTCGCCGGCAACACCGCCAACGGCCAGGGCGAGCGGATCCTGTTCCAGCAGAGCAAGGAGCGGGGCGACCGCGCGTTCACGGTCTGGACGCTGGACTTCACCGACTTCAACGCCGGCAACCTGACCCAGGTCGCCTCGAGCCCATACGCCGCGTGCATCAACCCCTCGTGGAGCCGCGACGGCCAGTGGATCTCCTTCGCCACCGTGCCCAACCCGGCGCAGTGGGCCGAGATGAACGAGACCCGCCCCGCCATGGCCCAGCTGTGGATGGTCGCCAGCGACGGCACCTCGCTGGTCGAGCTGACCGACGACAACGCCGTCAACCTGATGCCCACCTGGGCCCCGGACAACCACATCTACTACATCTCCGATCGCGGCGGCGTAGACAACATCTGGTCGCTGAGCGCCCGCACCGCCATCATCGCCGCCACGGGCGAGGACCCGGGCGTCGGCCCGCGGTTCACCACGGTGCCGAACAACCCTTGAGGCACGAGCCGTGAGGCACTAGCCACATCGCGAGAACCCCAGCCCGGCGGAGTCCGGGCTTGCCTTGTTTTCTGGAGCCATGCCAAGGCGGAGCCCCCAATGGCCAGCACGCACGCAACGCACCCAACGCGCCAGGGATGGTCGTCGTGGATCACGCACCCCGCAGCACGGACGCTCGCCGGCGCGATGGCGCTCGCCGTCGTGCTTGCGCCCGGCTGCGCGACGCCCGATCCGCTGACGCCGCCGCGGCAGCTGCTCTCGCCCTACGCGACGCAGGGGGCCGAGCCCATCTGGGCGGTCGTGCCGCTGCGGAACGAGTCGGGCACGACGGCGGCCGATCGCTTCGCCACCAGCGACCGCCTCGTCGCGACGATCACGCAGGCGCAGGGCCTGCGGGCCCTGCCGCTCAACCGCACGATCGACGCGATGGCGTCGCTGGAGATGGCCGAGCCCTCGGGCCCGGAGGACCTCGATCGGCTGGCCCGCCTGCTGGGCGCGGATGGCGTCATCGTGGGTTCGATCACCGCGTACGACCCCTACGAGCCGCAACTGGGCATTGCCCTGGCGCTCTACGCGCGGCCGGGAGCGCTGAGCGACGCGGCCGCCGAGCCGCTGGACACCCGCCGCCTCGTCGAGCAGCCGACCGATTACGACTTCTTCCGCCAGGTCGAGGCTGGCCGCCGCCCCGCGTCGTCGGTGGCCTACGTGTTCGATGGGCGGGATCACGACGTGCAGCAGCGTGTCCGCCGATTCGCCGAGGGGAGATCCGCGGAACCGTCGGCGTTAGGGTGGCGGACGTATCTCAAGAGCATGCCCGACTTCGAGCGCTTCGCCGTGTGGGAGGCTACCGAGGGCCTGCTCGAGCGCGAGTGGATCCGGCTGGCGAGCGCCGCCGGGTAGCGTGGCCGCGGTGCCGCTCGGGCCGTGCCGCCGGCCGAATCGAAGGAAACTCGGTGTGTTATCTCGCCGATGAGCATCGGGGGCGGTGTCGATCGCGCCGTCCTGGCGTTCGTGCCGAAGCCCAAGCAAGGAGTTCGCGATGGCCACGCTGCCACTGACCGACGCATTCGCCAGCTACCTGACCGACGAGCGTCGCTTCAGCCCGTACACGGCCCGTTGCTACGGAGCCGATCTGCGGCAGTTCGTCGAGTTCCTCGCCAACGTCCGCGGGGGCGAGATCGACCAGCCGGCCGAGCAGGCCGCCTACGACCGCCGGGCTTCGGGCGGCACGGCCGACGCATCCGCGTCGCTAACCGACACGATCTGCGAGGGCGACGCCGACCTGATCCGCGACTTCCTGCAGCACCTCGATAGCCAGCAGTATTCGGCCGCCACGCTGGCGCGCAAGATCGCCACGCTCCGCTCGTTCTACAAGTGGGCCGCTCGCAACAAGATCGCCGCGCAGAACCCGATGGTGTCGATCCGCACGCCGCGGCAGAGCAAGCGGCTGCCCAAGGCCATCACCATCGAGCAGGTCGAGCAGCTCCTGAGCGCCCCCGACGACCGCGACGTGCTGGGCATCCGCGATCGCGCCGTGCTCCAGACGCTCTACTCCACCGGCCTGCGCGTCAGCGAGCTGGTCGGCCTCACCTTCGCCGATGTCGACTTCGAGCAGAAGGTCCTCCGCGTCCGCGGCAAGGGCAAGAAGGAGCGGCTCGTGCCCCTGGGCCAGCGGGCCCTGGCGAGCATCTCCCGCTACGTCGAGCGGCTGATGGCCGACTCGCGCTTCGCCCACGTGCTCCGCGGTGATGCCGAGCAGACCCCGCTGTTCATCAACAAGCACGGCAAGCGGCTGAGCTCCCGCTCGGTCCGCCGCAAGCTGGACAAGTACCTCGGACAGGTGGGCCTCGACGGCACCATCAGCCCGCACACGCTGCGGCACACGTTCGCCACGCACCTGCTGGACAACGGCGCCGACCTGCGCAGCGTGCAGGCGCTGCTGGGCCACCAGTCGCTGAGCACCACGCAGGTGTACACCCACCTGAGCGCCCAGCGACTCCGTGAGGCCTACGACGACGCCCACCCGCGGGCCGAGGCGAGCTAGCTCCGTCCGAGCCACGTGCGTGCGCACGCGGCTCGGTCAATCCAGATCGACGTTCCCGCCGCTAATCATGACGCCCACCCGGAGCCCGGCGATGCCGCCGGGTTCGTCACGCGCCAGGCGCAGTGCGCCGGCGACGCCCAGCGCTCCGGATGGCTCGACCACGAGCTTGAGCGCCCGCATGCACCACGAGGCCGCCTCGGCGATCTCCTCCTCCGCGCAGGTCAGGAAGCGGTCGACGTGCCGCAGCACCAGCGGGAAGGTGTAGCGGCCCAGGTGCGGCGTCCGCGTGCCGTCGGCGATCGTCGGCGGGTTGCGGACCACGTGCAGCACGCCAGAGCGGAAGCTGCGGGCCGCGTCGTCGGCCAGCGCGGGCTCGACGCCCATCACGACGCACCGCGGGTATAGCGCCCGGGCGACGATGGCCGACCCACTCAGCAGCCCCCCGCCGCCGCAGCAGACCAGCAGCAGGTCCAGCTCGCCCGCCTCCTCGAAGAGCTCCAGCGCGGCGGTGCCCTGGCCCGCGATGACGTCCGGATGGTCGTAGGGCGGCACGATCACCAGGCCCTCGCGCTCGGCGATGCGCCCCCCCACCTCTTCGCGGACTTCGGTTGCCGGGTCGTACTCGACGACGCGGGATCGTGGATCGCCCGAGCGCTCGATCCAGGCCTCGGTCGCATTCCGCTTGACGCGCGGCGCGTTGCACGGCATCACGATGACCGTGGCGATGCCGAGCGAGGCGCCCGCCCGGGCGATGGCCTGGGCGTGGTTGCCGCTGGAATAGGTCAGCACGCCTCGCTCACGGGCGTCGTCGTCGAGCGAACACAGCGCATTGGTGGCGCCGCGGATCTTGAACGCGCCGGTGTGCTGCAGGTTCTCGCACTTGAGGAAGGCCTCGGCGTGCAGTCGATCGTCGAGGGGCGTGCCGGACAGGACCGGCGTGCGGCGCACCTTGCCGGCGATTCGGTTGGCGGCCGCGCGCACGTCGTCGAGGGCGACGGCGTCGACGAGGGACATGTCGGGCGTGCTGCCGGCGATCATGCCCGAGCGTATCGGCGTGCGCACGAAAAAACGCCGACCCCGTGGGGCCGGCGTTACGGGTTGCGTCCTGTGCTTCCGCAGGAGCCAAGCCCGCGCGAACGCCGCGCGGAGCCGGACCCCGTCGGGTCCGGCGTCAGCGACGCAGCGTCCTGTCGTGGATCCTCTTGAGATCCTGACTGAGATTCGACACTGGATCACCTCCTTTCGCACGGGCCCGCCCGGCCGCCG includes these proteins:
- a CDS encoding pyridoxal-phosphate dependent enzyme, whose protein sequence is MIAGSTPDMSLVDAVALDDVRAAANRIAGKVRRTPVLSGTPLDDRLHAEAFLKCENLQHTGAFKIRGATNALCSLDDDARERGVLTYSSGNHAQAIARAGASLGIATVIVMPCNAPRVKRNATEAWIERSGDPRSRVVEYDPATEVREEVGGRIAEREGLVIVPPYDHPDVIAGQGTAALELFEEAGELDLLLVCCGGGGLLSGSAIVARALYPRCVVMGVEPALADDAARSFRSGVLHVVRNPPTIADGTRTPHLGRYTFPLVLRHVDRFLTCAEEEIAEAASWCMRALKLVVEPSGALGVAGALRLARDEPGGIAGLRVGVMISGGNVDLD
- a CDS encoding DPP IV N-terminal domain-containing protein, which encodes MSSNTTYHAARITAASVAMLVGLAAGCTTDDASGDSILTQRSNGNSRIAPLQTSRSGQFRGDQFRGGESGFSGSSRGGSVAQGTSPQGRIQPSDPYAVALTADDPTGFQRTGAAPRTGERISLSPKTPPQFQPTDAVHDFYGEVFTDAAGLVPLDPDRAGGNNLAQVSFSVEGADFDPDVAPDGRSVVFASTQHSLTSDIFVKPVDSRVVTRLTKDEANDVMPKFSPDGDRVAFASNRSGNWDIFVTPSTGGAAVQVTTESSHELHPSWSPDGRYLAFSRLGEVSGKWEIWVTDVSNPGVTKFLSYGLFPEWSPVAGNTANGQGERILFQQSKERGDRAFTVWTLDFTDFNAGNLTQVASSPYAACINPSWSRDGQWISFATVPNPAQWAEMNETRPAMAQLWMVASDGTSLVELTDDNAVNLMPTWAPDNHIYYISDRGGVDNIWSLSARTAIIAATGEDPGVGPRFTTVPNNP
- the xerC gene encoding tyrosine recombinase XerC — protein: MATLPLTDAFASYLTDERRFSPYTARCYGADLRQFVEFLANVRGGEIDQPAEQAAYDRRASGGTADASASLTDTICEGDADLIRDFLQHLDSQQYSAATLARKIATLRSFYKWAARNKIAAQNPMVSIRTPRQSKRLPKAITIEQVEQLLSAPDDRDVLGIRDRAVLQTLYSTGLRVSELVGLTFADVDFEQKVLRVRGKGKKERLVPLGQRALASISRYVERLMADSRFAHVLRGDAEQTPLFINKHGKRLSSRSVRRKLDKYLGQVGLDGTISPHTLRHTFATHLLDNGADLRSVQALLGHQSLSTTQVYTHLSAQRLREAYDDAHPRAEAS